One Dermatophagoides farinae isolate YC_2012a chromosome 6, ASM2471394v1, whole genome shotgun sequence genomic window carries:
- the IntS3 gene encoding integrator complex subunit 3 isoform X1, which produces MSTSNYIGGGPPMPPLQSQQQQQTDIVSSNLISSQQQQPATLEQNLERLFALSPVETKDDYEEKMCRNYKFVQDQIQGKSEHQIHEELTRMCRESVTYSEEITLGLIVSMLLDNGSDNSHRLFITIILSNRDGGTLLCSYINQITTEKFLRLHEHARNRLLLLCKELLKSSIQNIETIFYNLMRNIVPSDMSQRNQTLAENILNILIEYRLCYDSNVPLLQYALVKYLRLIADLMPPSRLMMKAVKYCHCLLTERFGDFLGIGRDLIRLLQQVCRITEFEQLWKTMLNNPSSLSPKFNLIQVMHTRTHRRFIRLLVTFDIEKKLNFLISQVRFGSQRRYQDWFQRQYLNSQDNQLIRTDLIRFICNSIHPSNEEMAMGMVPRWAIIGWILNSCPQNVSLPWSRMALFYDWLMFDIQDSNNNMIMDLEPGMLVMYFSLKNHPGITAALLDFLCRISVEYCPPMAPQIKMGIRNSLFHLVDKRVTPSLAFMFDPTKIEQHLRQLITKTFPDIQNIADLQQQQLMFQPVLSQPQPPSLQGSGSAGINGHHYLAGSNQIVSASASTSPHTLNVTNSNWPITTSTISTFITPSSCTIFTTTAAAVTCSFSASTILSSYISTYSTACCQSTTLTTATKATATGTSQFDPSMMMATSSGPVRLLSTCSNSSVVTVVTAGSHPMIDPLTHSLITTTSINPILTNIKPINVITKQISTQGPIDHLPPQTTLQQQMPTIMYSQQQQSQIPMVMGQAPTSKFSDDEDELINDSSDTNPRLASNSSVVGSKQPAAKKMKKTNSFSGTSGIVSKPMIATAKKVSSGTMALNKNNGSINSIGQSIPPPSSSSSSSPSSTPTSTIISMNNSTEYIANILNSTVMSSSTTSSPSSVSSSSGSAIVGPNQMSHNGQQQLHIGQQPLGNPVSVIMSPSTSSMNPTLMMGHHLPNAKIASPSVAEVPMFSNPNSPNGNDLNIQIKPEVVTIIDESNNSDDVTLIDSSSYSSTISHHQSPYIEHQLDYNYHDSSTTVEEKSPYSLSPQEMQEQISQINLEPIKSIIQRLYDARNRADQCAQMEELVKKLIQSNDEEDEESPIADILPNLTIILSAILDEDMSQKRFPDYYLHSYTSWYQPDQRALKASIDGPLFTMFAALVKCHREIEKPKSNFSDDDDEDDNDDDETNSGGHNAIHLKQLVAEMATNNVRIGFLFLHYLVVTGNTFDRMAVYRDLVRCMSKDLSTALIADLETATWHDLYIFFYLIPAVMKAFPTIMVGNLDLIRMILEFGDYNSVQYLVILIQRDQLRLCKKDSLSVIISLANQFDHIQQHLLWDLLDAHDFTPDSYLNALSKLDSNNDILGGLNSHLVQMFKREMPTNQYLKQFMARDHHKLNDACLVLSVLLYWAKRWKDKLSEVIGTYVSSIISSPTKRHKRVLNNVSKNKMNNTANIEQLLFYLDEMRRTFASNKDVNFFNQDALIAMLVQLKQICTNQQKTKYADLFTDVPCDDNDNGSSSNGKNASSTNNSSSTASQSGSQRKTSSSNSSTTGAKKTSSKKSSNQNTTANNSDTESDSSEEDVPQRTISKSNLRNKKRRLPAGFDSD; this is translated from the exons ATGTCGACATCGAATTACATTGGTGGAGGACCACCGATGCCACCATTACAatcacagcaacaacaacaaacggaTATTGTTTCTTCTAATCTAATTtcttcacaacaacaacaaccggcAACGTTGGAACAGAATCTCGAACGGTTATTCGCTTTGAGTCCAGTAGAAACCAAAGACGACTATGAAGAG AAAATGTGCCGCAATTATAAGTTCGTACAGGACCAGATACAAGGCAAATCGGAACATCAGATACACGAAGAGCTAACACGAATGTGTCGTGAAAGTGTCACATATTCTGAGGAGATTACTCTTGGTTTGATCGTGTCGATGTTGCTCGACAATGGAAGTGATAATTCACATCGT CTTTTCATAACCATCATATTGTCGAATCGCGATGGCGGAACTTTACTTTGTAGTtacatcaatcaaatcactacagaaaaatttttacgtCTTCACGAACATGCTCGAAATCGTTTACTATTGTTGTGCAAAGAATTGCTCAAAAGTTCCATACAGAATATTGAGACTATATTCTATAATCTGATGCGAAATATCGTGCCAAGTGATATGAGTCAACGGAATCAAACTCTAGCCGAAAACATTTTAAACATTCTAATCGAATATCGACTCTGCTATGATAGCAATGTACCTCTTTTGCAATATGCATTGGTCAAATATCTTCGACTAATTGCCGACCTCATGCCTCCTTCAAGGCTGATGATGAAAGCTGTGAAATATTGCCACTGTCTACTCACCGAACGTTTTGGTGATTTTCTTGGCATTGGACGAGATTTGATCCGTTTATTGCAGCAAGTGTGTAGGATAACTGAATTCGAACAGCTATGGAAAACGATGCTTAACAATCCATCAAGTCTATCTCCCAAGTTTAACCTGATACAAGTAATGCACACGAGAACTCATCGTCGCTTCATACGACTCCTCGTTACGTTTGacattgagaaaaaattaaactttCTTATCTCGCAAGTTCGTTTTGGATCACAACGTCGCTATCAGGATTGGTTTCAACGACAATACCTAAATTCGCAagataatcaattgatacGTACCGATCTGATTCGATTTATTTGCAATTCGATACATCCGAGTAATGAAGAGATGGCTATGGGAATGGTTCCACGATGGGCTATCATTGGTTGGATTCTCAACTCTTGTCCACAAAATGTGTCATTACCCTGGTCACGAATGGCCTTATTCTACGATTGGCTTATGTTTGACATTCAAGAttctaacaacaacatgatcaTGGATCTTGAACCAGGCATGTTGGTCATGTACTTTTCACTTAAAAACCATCCGGGTATCACAGCTGCATTGTTAGATTTTCTATGTCGG ATATCCGTGGAATATTGTCCTCCAATGGCCCCACAGATCAAAATGGGAATtcgaaattctttatttcatCTTGTAGACAAACGTGTCACCCCTTCATTGGCTTTCATGTTTGATCCGACCAAGATTGAGCAGCATTTACGACAACTAATTACGAAAACATTTCCTGATATCCAAAATATTGCTGATCTACAGCAACAGCAATTAATGTTTCAACCAGTGCTCTCACAGCCTCAACCGCCATCGTTACAAGGTTCTGGATCGGCCGGAATCAATGGTCATCACTACTTGGCCGGAAGCAATCAG ATTGTCTCGGCTTCGGCATCCACATCACCTCATACACTTAATGTCACTAATAGCAATTGGCCAATTACTACTAGTACAATTTCCACATTCATTACGCCTTCTTCCTGCACAATCTTCactactactgctgctgctgttacTTGTTCTTTTTCCGCTTCTACCATTTTATCTTCTTATATTTCCACTTATTCTACTGCTTGTTGCCAATCGACTACCCTCACTACTGCTACTAAAGCTACGGCAACCGGTACTAGTCAGTTTGATccgtcgatgatgatggccacaTCTTCCGGTCCAGTTCGCTTACTATCGACCTGCTCGAATTCATCGGTAGTCACTGTGGTCACAGCTGGTTCACATCCGATGATCGATCCGCTAACCCATTCTCTAATAACCACGACTTCAATTAATCCTATACTCACTAATATTAAACCGATCAATGTTATCACCAAACAGATATCTACACAAGGACCTATCGACCACTTGCCGCCGCAAACAACACTCCAACAACAGATGCCAACAATAATGTAttcacagcaacaacaatcgcaAATTCCGATGGTCATGGGACAAGCACCTACTTCCAAATTcagtgatgatgaggatgaatTGATTAACGATTCCAGTGATACAAATCCAAGACTTGCCTCCAATAGTTCAGTTGTTGGTTCTAAACAACCAGCCGccaaaaagatgaaaaaaacaaacagctTCTCGGGAACTAGTGGTATTGTTTCGAAGCCAATGATCGCAACAGCTAAAAAAGTTTCATCTGGCACCATGGcattaaacaaaaacaatggttCTATAAATTCGATTGGTCAATCTATTCCTCCaccttcttcttcttcctcATCCTCACCATCATCTACTCCCACATCTACCATCATATCGATGAATAATTCGACCGAATATATAGCCAACATATTGAATTCGACTGTGATGTCATCATCCACCACTTCATCCCCATCGTCagtctcatcatcatcaggttcGGCCATTGTTGGGCCTAATCAAATGAGCCACaatggtcaacaacaattacacATAGGACAACAACCACTAGGAAATCCGGTATCGGTAATCATGTCGCCTTCTACATCGTCGATGAATCCCACATTGATGATGGGACATCATCTCCCAAACGCCAAGATAGCTTCGCCATCGGTAGCTGAAGTCCCGATGTTTTCTAATCCTAATAGTCCCAATGGCAATGATTTAAACATTCAGATCAAGCCTGAAGTAGTAACCATAATCGATGAATCGAACAACAGTGATGATGTCACTCTTATTGATTCTTCTAGTTATTCCTCGACCATCAGTCATCACCAAAGCCCTTACATTGAACATCAATTagattataattatcacGACTCATCGACAACAGTAGAGGAAAAGTCGCCTTACAGTCTATCACCACAAGAAATGCAAGAACAGATCAGCCAAATAAATTTGGAACCTATCAAATCCATTATTCAGCGCCTATATGATGCCAG AAACCGTGCTGACCAGTGTGCTCAAATGGAAGAACTtgtcaaaaaattgattcagtccaatgatgaagaagatgaagaatCGCCAATTGCCGATATTTTACCTAATCTGACAATCATCTTGTCGGCCATACTAGACGAGGATATGAGCCAGAAACGTTTTCCCGATTATTATCTGCATTCGTACACGAGTTGGTATCAACCAGATCAACGAGCATTGAAGGCATCGATTGATGGACCTCTGTTCACAATGTTTGCCGCTTTGGTCAAATGTCATCGTGAAATAGAGAAACCTAAGAGCAATTTTagtgacgatgatgatgaagatgataatgatgatgatgaaactaaTAGCGGTGGTCACAATGCCATTCATCTTAAGCAGCTAGTGGCCGAAATGGCTACGAACAATGTAAGAATCGGTTTCCTATTTTTGCATTATCTGGTCGTTACGGGCAATACATTCGATCGAATGGCTGTCTACCGGGATCTGGTTCGTTGCATGTCCAAAGATTTATCGACGGCATTAATCGCTGATCTGGAAACGGCTACCTGGCATGATCTGTATATATTCTTCTACCTGATACCTGCTGTGATGAAAGCATTTCCTACTATTATGGTGGGCAATCTCGATCTAATCCGAATGATACTCGAATTCGGTGATTACAATTCCGTTCAATACCTGGTCATTCTCATACAACGTGATCAATTGCGATTGTGCAAAAAAGATTCTCTCTCGGTCATCATCT CGTTGGCCAACCAATTCGATCATATCCAGCAACATCTACTATGGGATCTGTTGGATGCTCATGACTTTACTCCTGATTCTTATCTAAATGCCTTGTCCAAATTGGATTCAAAcaatg ACATTTTAGGAGGATTGAATAGTCATCTGGTTCAGATGTTCAAACGTGAAATGCCCACCAATCAATACCTGAAACAATTTATGGCTCGTGATCATCACAAATTGAACGATGCCTGTCTTGTGCTTAGCGTACTGTTGTACTGGGCGAAACGCTGGAAAGACAAACTTAGTGAAGTGATTGGCACCTATGTCTCTTCAATCATCAGTTCTCCAACTAAACGACACAAAAG aGTGTTGAACAATGTCTCAAAGAACAAGATGAACAATACTGCCAACATTGAACAGTTGCTTTTCTATTTGGACGAAATGAGACGAACATTCGCCAGCAATAAAGATGTCAATT TTTTCAACCAGGATGCATTGATAGCCATGTTGGTTCAATTAAAGCAGATCTGTacaaaccaacaaaaaacaaa ATATGCCGATCTATTCACCGATGTGCCttgtgatgataacgataatGGCAGCAGTAGTAATGGTAAGAATGCCAGCTCAACCAATAATTCCTCGTCTACGGCATCACAATCTGGGTCACAAAGGAAAACGAGCTCTTCAAATTCATCTACAACGGGAGCTAAAAAGACTTCTAGCaagaaatcatcaaatcaaaatacgACTGCCAATAATTCGGATACAGAATCCGATTCTTCAGAA GAGGATGTACCACAACGGACCATATCAAAATCGAATCTACGGAATAAAAAACGTAGACTACCGGCTGGATTTGACAGCGATTGA
- the IntS3 gene encoding integrator complex subunit 3 isoform X2, translating to MSTSNYIGGGPPMPPLQSQQQQQTDIVSSNLISSQQQQPATLEQNLERLFALSPVETKDDYEEKMCRNYKFVQDQIQGKSEHQIHEELTRMCRESVTYSEEITLGLIVSMLLDNGSDNSHRLFITIILSNRDGGTLLCSYINQITTEKFLRLHEHARNRLLLLCKELLKSSIQNIETIFYNLMRNIVPSDMSQRNQTLAENILNILIEYRLCYDSNVPLLQYALVKYLRLIADLMPPSRLMMKAVKYCHCLLTERFGDFLGIGRDLIRLLQQVCRITEFEQLWKTMLNNPSSLSPKFNLIQVMHTRTHRRFIRLLVTFDIEKKLNFLISQVRFGSQRRYQDWFQRQYLNSQDNQLIRTDLIRFICNSIHPSNEEMAMGMVPRWAIIGWILNSCPQNVSLPWSRMALFYDWLMFDIQDSNNNMIMDLEPGMLVMYFSLKNHPGITAALLDFLCRISVEYCPPMAPQIKMGIRNSLFHLVDKRVTPSLAFMFDPTKIEQHLRQLITKTFPDIQNIADLQQQQLMFQPVLSQPQPPSLQGSGSAGINGHHYLAGSNQISTQGPIDHLPPQTTLQQQMPTIMYSQQQQSQIPMVMGQAPTSKFSDDEDELINDSSDTNPRLASNSSVVGSKQPAAKKMKKTNSFSGTSGIVSKPMIATAKKVSSGTMALNKNNGSINSIGQSIPPPSSSSSSSPSSTPTSTIISMNNSTEYIANILNSTVMSSSTTSSPSSVSSSSGSAIVGPNQMSHNGQQQLHIGQQPLGNPVSVIMSPSTSSMNPTLMMGHHLPNAKIASPSVAEVPMFSNPNSPNGNDLNIQIKPEVVTIIDESNNSDDVTLIDSSSYSSTISHHQSPYIEHQLDYNYHDSSTTVEEKSPYSLSPQEMQEQISQINLEPIKSIIQRLYDARNRADQCAQMEELVKKLIQSNDEEDEESPIADILPNLTIILSAILDEDMSQKRFPDYYLHSYTSWYQPDQRALKASIDGPLFTMFAALVKCHREIEKPKSNFSDDDDEDDNDDDETNSGGHNAIHLKQLVAEMATNNVRIGFLFLHYLVVTGNTFDRMAVYRDLVRCMSKDLSTALIADLETATWHDLYIFFYLIPAVMKAFPTIMVGNLDLIRMILEFGDYNSVQYLVILIQRDQLRLCKKDSLSVIISLANQFDHIQQHLLWDLLDAHDFTPDSYLNALSKLDSNNDILGGLNSHLVQMFKREMPTNQYLKQFMARDHHKLNDACLVLSVLLYWAKRWKDKLSEVIGTYVSSIISSPTKRHKRVLNNVSKNKMNNTANIEQLLFYLDEMRRTFASNKDVNFFNQDALIAMLVQLKQICTNQQKTKYADLFTDVPCDDNDNGSSSNGKNASSTNNSSSTASQSGSQRKTSSSNSSTTGAKKTSSKKSSNQNTTANNSDTESDSSEEDVPQRTISKSNLRNKKRRLPAGFDSD from the exons ATGTCGACATCGAATTACATTGGTGGAGGACCACCGATGCCACCATTACAatcacagcaacaacaacaaacggaTATTGTTTCTTCTAATCTAATTtcttcacaacaacaacaaccggcAACGTTGGAACAGAATCTCGAACGGTTATTCGCTTTGAGTCCAGTAGAAACCAAAGACGACTATGAAGAG AAAATGTGCCGCAATTATAAGTTCGTACAGGACCAGATACAAGGCAAATCGGAACATCAGATACACGAAGAGCTAACACGAATGTGTCGTGAAAGTGTCACATATTCTGAGGAGATTACTCTTGGTTTGATCGTGTCGATGTTGCTCGACAATGGAAGTGATAATTCACATCGT CTTTTCATAACCATCATATTGTCGAATCGCGATGGCGGAACTTTACTTTGTAGTtacatcaatcaaatcactacagaaaaatttttacgtCTTCACGAACATGCTCGAAATCGTTTACTATTGTTGTGCAAAGAATTGCTCAAAAGTTCCATACAGAATATTGAGACTATATTCTATAATCTGATGCGAAATATCGTGCCAAGTGATATGAGTCAACGGAATCAAACTCTAGCCGAAAACATTTTAAACATTCTAATCGAATATCGACTCTGCTATGATAGCAATGTACCTCTTTTGCAATATGCATTGGTCAAATATCTTCGACTAATTGCCGACCTCATGCCTCCTTCAAGGCTGATGATGAAAGCTGTGAAATATTGCCACTGTCTACTCACCGAACGTTTTGGTGATTTTCTTGGCATTGGACGAGATTTGATCCGTTTATTGCAGCAAGTGTGTAGGATAACTGAATTCGAACAGCTATGGAAAACGATGCTTAACAATCCATCAAGTCTATCTCCCAAGTTTAACCTGATACAAGTAATGCACACGAGAACTCATCGTCGCTTCATACGACTCCTCGTTACGTTTGacattgagaaaaaattaaactttCTTATCTCGCAAGTTCGTTTTGGATCACAACGTCGCTATCAGGATTGGTTTCAACGACAATACCTAAATTCGCAagataatcaattgatacGTACCGATCTGATTCGATTTATTTGCAATTCGATACATCCGAGTAATGAAGAGATGGCTATGGGAATGGTTCCACGATGGGCTATCATTGGTTGGATTCTCAACTCTTGTCCACAAAATGTGTCATTACCCTGGTCACGAATGGCCTTATTCTACGATTGGCTTATGTTTGACATTCAAGAttctaacaacaacatgatcaTGGATCTTGAACCAGGCATGTTGGTCATGTACTTTTCACTTAAAAACCATCCGGGTATCACAGCTGCATTGTTAGATTTTCTATGTCGG ATATCCGTGGAATATTGTCCTCCAATGGCCCCACAGATCAAAATGGGAATtcgaaattctttatttcatCTTGTAGACAAACGTGTCACCCCTTCATTGGCTTTCATGTTTGATCCGACCAAGATTGAGCAGCATTTACGACAACTAATTACGAAAACATTTCCTGATATCCAAAATATTGCTGATCTACAGCAACAGCAATTAATGTTTCAACCAGTGCTCTCACAGCCTCAACCGCCATCGTTACAAGGTTCTGGATCGGCCGGAATCAATGGTCATCACTACTTGGCCGGAAGCAATCAG ATATCTACACAAGGACCTATCGACCACTTGCCGCCGCAAACAACACTCCAACAACAGATGCCAACAATAATGTAttcacagcaacaacaatcgcaAATTCCGATGGTCATGGGACAAGCACCTACTTCCAAATTcagtgatgatgaggatgaatTGATTAACGATTCCAGTGATACAAATCCAAGACTTGCCTCCAATAGTTCAGTTGTTGGTTCTAAACAACCAGCCGccaaaaagatgaaaaaaacaaacagctTCTCGGGAACTAGTGGTATTGTTTCGAAGCCAATGATCGCAACAGCTAAAAAAGTTTCATCTGGCACCATGGcattaaacaaaaacaatggttCTATAAATTCGATTGGTCAATCTATTCCTCCaccttcttcttcttcctcATCCTCACCATCATCTACTCCCACATCTACCATCATATCGATGAATAATTCGACCGAATATATAGCCAACATATTGAATTCGACTGTGATGTCATCATCCACCACTTCATCCCCATCGTCagtctcatcatcatcaggttcGGCCATTGTTGGGCCTAATCAAATGAGCCACaatggtcaacaacaattacacATAGGACAACAACCACTAGGAAATCCGGTATCGGTAATCATGTCGCCTTCTACATCGTCGATGAATCCCACATTGATGATGGGACATCATCTCCCAAACGCCAAGATAGCTTCGCCATCGGTAGCTGAAGTCCCGATGTTTTCTAATCCTAATAGTCCCAATGGCAATGATTTAAACATTCAGATCAAGCCTGAAGTAGTAACCATAATCGATGAATCGAACAACAGTGATGATGTCACTCTTATTGATTCTTCTAGTTATTCCTCGACCATCAGTCATCACCAAAGCCCTTACATTGAACATCAATTagattataattatcacGACTCATCGACAACAGTAGAGGAAAAGTCGCCTTACAGTCTATCACCACAAGAAATGCAAGAACAGATCAGCCAAATAAATTTGGAACCTATCAAATCCATTATTCAGCGCCTATATGATGCCAG AAACCGTGCTGACCAGTGTGCTCAAATGGAAGAACTtgtcaaaaaattgattcagtccaatgatgaagaagatgaagaatCGCCAATTGCCGATATTTTACCTAATCTGACAATCATCTTGTCGGCCATACTAGACGAGGATATGAGCCAGAAACGTTTTCCCGATTATTATCTGCATTCGTACACGAGTTGGTATCAACCAGATCAACGAGCATTGAAGGCATCGATTGATGGACCTCTGTTCACAATGTTTGCCGCTTTGGTCAAATGTCATCGTGAAATAGAGAAACCTAAGAGCAATTTTagtgacgatgatgatgaagatgataatgatgatgatgaaactaaTAGCGGTGGTCACAATGCCATTCATCTTAAGCAGCTAGTGGCCGAAATGGCTACGAACAATGTAAGAATCGGTTTCCTATTTTTGCATTATCTGGTCGTTACGGGCAATACATTCGATCGAATGGCTGTCTACCGGGATCTGGTTCGTTGCATGTCCAAAGATTTATCGACGGCATTAATCGCTGATCTGGAAACGGCTACCTGGCATGATCTGTATATATTCTTCTACCTGATACCTGCTGTGATGAAAGCATTTCCTACTATTATGGTGGGCAATCTCGATCTAATCCGAATGATACTCGAATTCGGTGATTACAATTCCGTTCAATACCTGGTCATTCTCATACAACGTGATCAATTGCGATTGTGCAAAAAAGATTCTCTCTCGGTCATCATCT CGTTGGCCAACCAATTCGATCATATCCAGCAACATCTACTATGGGATCTGTTGGATGCTCATGACTTTACTCCTGATTCTTATCTAAATGCCTTGTCCAAATTGGATTCAAAcaatg ACATTTTAGGAGGATTGAATAGTCATCTGGTTCAGATGTTCAAACGTGAAATGCCCACCAATCAATACCTGAAACAATTTATGGCTCGTGATCATCACAAATTGAACGATGCCTGTCTTGTGCTTAGCGTACTGTTGTACTGGGCGAAACGCTGGAAAGACAAACTTAGTGAAGTGATTGGCACCTATGTCTCTTCAATCATCAGTTCTCCAACTAAACGACACAAAAG aGTGTTGAACAATGTCTCAAAGAACAAGATGAACAATACTGCCAACATTGAACAGTTGCTTTTCTATTTGGACGAAATGAGACGAACATTCGCCAGCAATAAAGATGTCAATT TTTTCAACCAGGATGCATTGATAGCCATGTTGGTTCAATTAAAGCAGATCTGTacaaaccaacaaaaaacaaa ATATGCCGATCTATTCACCGATGTGCCttgtgatgataacgataatGGCAGCAGTAGTAATGGTAAGAATGCCAGCTCAACCAATAATTCCTCGTCTACGGCATCACAATCTGGGTCACAAAGGAAAACGAGCTCTTCAAATTCATCTACAACGGGAGCTAAAAAGACTTCTAGCaagaaatcatcaaatcaaaatacgACTGCCAATAATTCGGATACAGAATCCGATTCTTCAGAA GAGGATGTACCACAACGGACCATATCAAAATCGAATCTACGGAATAAAAAACGTAGACTACCGGCTGGATTTGACAGCGATTGA